The following nucleotide sequence is from Pedobacter sp. PACM 27299.
GTCATAATTTTATTGTTTTAGCGCCATGAAGCTAAGATAAAGGCTTCAATTCTGCTGTTTTTTTAGTGATAATTAACTCCTGTATGACTTAGTCAATTCAAATACAGCGGTTAATATATTTCTTTCTACTTCTTCAAAAGGTAAGTTCCTGCGTTTTAAAACCTGTTCCGCAGTCTCAAACATCTTGTCGAGGCGATACGTTTCAAATCCCTGAGCCCCGCCCCATGAAAAATCAGGAAGAAAGGTTTTAGGAAATCCTGCACCAAAAACATTGGCTCCTACCCCGATCACCGATCCGGTATTGAACATGGTATTGATACCACATTTCGCATGGTCGGCCATGATCATTCCACAGAACAGCAATCCTGTTTCCCGGAAATCATCCTGAGTGTAGTCCCAGATTTTTACAGGCGCATAGTTATTCTTCAGATTGGAATTATTGGTATCTGCACCAATATTACACCACTGCCCCATTACGGAATTACCCAGATAACCTTCGTGACCTTTAGAGGAATATCCCCAGATTACTGCGTTATTGATCTCTCCACCAACCCTGCTAAATGGCCCAATAGTTGTCTGTCCGTAGATTTTAGCCCCCATCTTGACCTGAGAATCATGACAAAGTGCAAAAGACCCGCGAATGTGTGCACCTTCCCAAATCTGGCTGTTCTTCCCAATATAAATTGGTCCGTTTAAACTATTTAGGGTGGCACATTCAGCTCCACCACCTTCTTCTACAAAAACCTGGTCTCCAAGTATCACGTTGGTACTGCTCAATATTGCGGAAGAACGGCCTTTTGTCAGTAAACTAAAGTCTTTTCTCAGTTCTAT
It contains:
- a CDS encoding putative sugar nucleotidyl transferase translates to MTINLFDDNAWASLRPLSFTRPVADLRVGILTIAQKWEQHLNAKTGYLTVPYLSVKYPAQPDASLSINGSVCPDEGLLEAIDRLRDGEVLKQEDLLLAYRAPFGTSPEELNALKSVAYEPSIIRILHPEDIFKNNDIELRKDFSLLTKGRSSAILSSTNVILGDQVFVEEGGGAECATLNSLNGPIYIGKNSQIWEGAHIRGSFALCHDSQVKMGAKIYGQTTIGPFSRVGGEINNAVIWGYSSKGHEGYLGNSVMGQWCNIGADTNNSNLKNNYAPVKIWDYTQDDFRETGLLFCGMIMADHAKCGINTMFNTGSVIGVGANVFGAGFPKTFLPDFSWGGAQGFETYRLDKMFETAEQVLKRRNLPFEEVERNILTAVFELTKSYRS